From the bacterium genome, the window CTTGCCCGCCTCCTCCTCGCGCGCCTCGATGCCGAGTTCCGCGAAGAAGCGCAGCGTCTCGGCGAGGCCGAACGCTGCGAGCGCCGCGCCGGCAAAGGCGGGGTTCTCGCCGTGGTAGCGTCCCGGCTCGAGGCGGGCGTTCGCCAGGTTGCAGCGGCCGTTGCCGGTCACCAGCAGCTTCTTGCCCACCCGCGGCATGCGCTCGAGCAGCGCCACGGCCGCCCCGAGCCGCGCGGCCGCGATGGCCGCGACCATCCCGGCGGCGCCGCCGCCGACGACGATCACCCCGCGGCGCGCTTCCACGGTCTCAGCGCTGCCGGGCGACGTAGAACGTCAGGACGCACCCGGCGGTGAGCAGCGCGGTCGCCACCCAGAAGAGGGGGATGTGCCAGGGCGAGCCCTGCAGCGCGACGAGGTCGAAGGTGAAGAGCACGACCCCGAGGTGCAGCAGGGAGGAGCCGGCGCGCAGCGCCAGCCCCTGGCCGGCGAAGTGCAGGCGGGCGCCGCCGAGCACGAGGACGAGGATCGCGGCCTGGAGCGTCGCCGAGAGCGCGAGCACGAGGCCGAGCCCGAAGCGCACGCCGCCGAAGGGGATCGCGACCGCGCCGGCGGCGAGCACCGTCGCGGAGTAGGCGAGCAGGGCGCGGCGCGAGAGCAGTCGCTTGGGGATGCAGAGGACGAGCCAGACGATGAGGAGGACGACGAACGGCGAGGCGAGGCGGTTCATCATCTCCTGGAACGCCGGCACCGACCAGTCCGGCGCCAGGGCGTGGGACTGGTAGCGGAACATGCCCCAGAGGGCGAGGACGCCGAAGCTCGCGAGCGTCGCCGCCGTCAGCAGCACGAGCGCGAGGTCCCAGGAGACGGGTCGCTGCGCGCGCGTCGATGTCTGCGTCTCGTTCACCGTGGCCTCCGTTGCCGGGTCGGGCCGCGATCCGGCCGCACCTGCCCGGTGGTGGCTGGGCCGCCGTGACCGCGCCCGCGGGGGCGGGACGGTGCCGTGCGGCCGCCTCGCTCCGCGCTCGACCGCAGCCTGTCCGGTCCTGCGCTCGAAACCTGTAACTCGCCCCTGCGGGGCTCAGACAACAGGTTTCGCCCCTGGCGGGGCCGCTCCGGCCCGGCCGCTGCGGTTCCCTCGCGCTCCGCTATGCGTCCGCCCGTCACCGCCCCGCCCCCGCTCTGTGACATGCCAGCCTCGTGATCAGGGCCACGGCCTGGGGGTGCCTGTGAACGGCCATAATGCGCCGGCCGCGTGCTGTGTCGGCTGAGTGTGGCCGGCGCATTGGCAGTCGAGCAGCTGATGAGTGCCCTCGCGGACTGAGGGGTGCAGGGCGAGACGGAAGTGAACAGGCACCCCCAGGCCGTGGCCCGGCACTGGAACGGCATGCTCAAGCGAGCACGTTCAACGAGCGCCGAGAGCGGTTGGCATTCCATCGTCGGTGTGCCTACTGGAACGTATGCTCGCCGGGGAAGTACCACGACATGAAGTAGGTGAAGACCAGCGAGAGGTAGCAGACGATGCCCAGCCACGCGTGGAGGAACCAGACACGGCGGCGGTGCACGTAGATGCGCGTGTGCAGGAACGCCGAGTAGAGCAGCCACATCATGATCGACGCCGCGATCTTCGGGTCCCACCACCAGTTCGGCCCCCACGCCTGCAGCGCCCAGGGATAGCCGACGAGCATGCCGACCGTCAGCAGCAGGTACCCGAGCTTCGCGTAGACGTAGGCCTCCCGCTCCTGCTCGCGCCGCGCCGAGAAGAGCATGAAGACGCACGCGGCGAACGTCACCGTCAGCAGCGCGTAGGCGGCGAAGAGCATCGGCGGGTGCACCCACATGTACGCGGCGTTGTAGTAGAAGAGCATCCGCGGGTAGAGCTTGAAGAAGAGCCCGACCTGCTGCCCCACGCTCAGGCCCCCGGCGAACCAGGGCGCGACCTCGCCGCGGAACTGCGCCAGCGGCTCCGTGAACGGCTTCGCGAACAGCACGACGCCGGCGAGGTACACGATCAGGCCGGCGTACAGCGCCGTGCGGAAGGGGCGCGCCGCGCGCCGCGCGAACGGATAGAAGAGCGCCACCGCGTAGACCAGCGCCCAGACGAAGAACTTCTCCCCCTCGATCCAGAGCGGGATGGCGTAGCGCGGCGGGCGCGCCCAGTCGACGGGCGGGAGGCTCGCGCGCCCCGCCTGGGCCATCGCCTCGAGCTGCGCGTTGAGCCAGGTCCCGACGCGCGGGTCCAGCGCCAGCGGCAGGTCGTTCCAGATGCGCCAGTGGTACCAGGCGAGCAGGCCGAACGAGGCGACGAGCGTGCCGATCACCGCGGCGAGCAGCCAGCCCTCGGTGCGGTCCGGGCCTTCAGCCGCCGCGCCGGGCCGGCGCAGCAGCAGCGGGCGCGCGGTGCGCGCCAGCAGCGTCAGGCCGGCGAGCACCGCCGCGCCGAGCAGCCACGGCCCGACCCGCTCGAGCAGGGCCGTGGCGGCCTCGAAGCGCGGCGGGAACATCGCGGCGCGGTCAGATCCGCCGGAAGGCCCCGACGCCGGGGAAGCGCGCCGCCTCGCCGAGCTGCTCCTCGATCCGCAGCAGCTGGTTGTACTTGGCGATGCGGTCCGAGCGCGAGATCGAGCCGGTCTTGATCTGGCCGGTGCCGAGCGCGACCGCCAGGTCGGCGATCGTCGCGTCCTCGGTCTCGCCGGAGCGGTGCGACATCACGGCGGTGTAGCCGGCGCGGTGCGCCATCTCGACGGCCTCGATGGTCTCGGTCAGGGTGCCGATCTGGTTGAGCTTGATGAGGATCGAGTTGCCGACCCCCTTGGCGATCCCCTCGGCGAGGATCTTCGTGTTCGTGACGAACAGGTCGTCGCCGACGAGCTGGACCCTGGCGCCGAGCGCGTCGGTGAGCGCCTTCCAGCCCTTCCAGTCCCCCTCGGCCAGGCCGTCCTCGATCGAGACGACCGGGTACTTCTTCGCGAGCGAGGCGTAGTAGGCGATCATATCGGCGGAGGTGCGCCGTGCGCTGTTCTCGGCCTTGAGCTCGTAGAGGCCGGGCTTCGTCATGAACTCGCTGG encodes:
- the ccsA gene encoding cytochrome c biogenesis protein CcsA, which gives rise to MFPPRFEAATALLERVGPWLLGAAVLAGLTLLARTARPLLLRRPGAAAEGPDRTEGWLLAAVIGTLVASFGLLAWYHWRIWNDLPLALDPRVGTWLNAQLEAMAQAGRASLPPVDWARPPRYAIPLWIEGEKFFVWALVYAVALFYPFARRAARPFRTALYAGLIVYLAGVVLFAKPFTEPLAQFRGEVAPWFAGGLSVGQQVGLFFKLYPRMLFYYNAAYMWVHPPMLFAAYALLTVTFAACVFMLFSARREQEREAYVYAKLGYLLLTVGMLVGYPWALQAWGPNWWWDPKIAASIMMWLLYSAFLHTRIYVHRRRVWFLHAWLGIVCYLSLVFTYFMSWYFPGEHTFQ
- a CDS encoding NAD(P)/FAD-dependent oxidoreductase — encoded protein: MEARRGVIVVGGGAAGMVAAIAAARLGAAVALLERMPRVGKKLLVTGNGRCNLANARLEPGRYHGENPAFAGAALAAFGLAETLRFFAELGIEAREEEAGKIFPRSGQAAAVLDVLRHELARLGVETHCDAPVSHLERRRGHWRARTPAGVREGAAV